In Citrus sinensis cultivar Valencia sweet orange chromosome 4, DVS_A1.0, whole genome shotgun sequence, one DNA window encodes the following:
- the LOC102614847 gene encoding probable WRKY transcription factor 57, whose amino-acid sequence MDDSSKEKSDRGQSSWKLGEPPDAGCVSYILSEFGWNLQEHESSTSYFAADHERSDLAGNISSSFPAETTTDGGGLTNPGRSADVSTSNPSVSSSSSEDPTEKSTGSGGKPPEIPSKARKKGQKRIRQPRFAFMTKSEVDHLEDGYRWRKYGQKAVKNSPFPRSYYRCTNSKCTVKKRVERSSEDPTIVITTYEGQHCHHTVGFPRGGLINHEAAAFASHLTHAIPPYYYHQGVQITQETPGIKQQSHEEELIPVEAREHEPNALPEPPALPPPTDEGLLGDIVPPGMRNR is encoded by the exons ATGGATGATAGTAGCAAAGAGAAATCGGATCGAGGCCAGTCGAGCTGGAAGCTAGGGGAGCCACCGGACGCGGGCTGCGTGAGTTATATTTTGAGCGAGTTTGGATGGAATCTGCAAGAGCATGAGAGTTCGACCAGCTACTTCGCTGCTGATCATGAAAGATCCGATTTGGCGGGAAATATCAGCAGCAGTTTTCCGGCCGAAACTACTACTGACGGTGGCGGTTTGACAAATCCTGGAAGGTCTGCTGACGTGTCGACTTCGAATCCGTCGGTTTCGTCGAGCTCCAGCGAGGATCCGACGGAGAAGTCTACGGGCTCCGGCGGTAAACCTCCTGAGATACC AAGCAAAGCAAGAAAGAAAGGACAAAAGCGAATTCGGCAGCCACGTTTTGCATTTATGACCAAGAGTGAAGTTGATCACCTTGAAGATGGATACAGATGGCGAAAGTATGGTCAGAAGGCTGTAAAAAATAGTCCGTTCCCTAG GAGCTACTACCGCTGCACAAACAGTAAATGTACAGTGAAGAAGAGGGTGGAACGATCATCTGAAGATCCCACCATTGTAATTACTACGTATGAAGGTCAACACTGCCATCATACCGTTGGATTTCCTCGTGGTGGACTAATTAATCATGAAGCAGCTGCTTTTGCTAGCCATTTGACTCACGCAATCCCAccatattattatcatcaaggAGTTCAGATAACCCAAGAAACTCCCGGTATCAAGCAGCAGTCACATGAAGAAGAATTAATCCCAGTTGAAGCAAGAGAACATGAACCAAATGCGTTGCCCGAACCACCAGCCTTACCACCCCCCACGGATGAAGGATTACTAGGAGATATTGTGCCTCCTGGGATGCGCAATAGATGa